The Mercenaria mercenaria strain notata chromosome 6, MADL_Memer_1, whole genome shotgun sequence genome contains the following window.
ctgatattttctaagtacaaaaggggccataaatcttgcaaaaagcaagatggagttatgtttcttgctatacagggtcagcttatgatggtgaacaagtattccaagtttcaaagcaatagctttgatagttcaggagaaaagctgacctaaacataaaacttaaccaggcaacgccgacgccgacaaccgctaaagtgatgacaataactcatcatttttttttcaaaaaatcagatgagctaaaaaaccaaGCTGCTGATAAGGAAACGGAGAATGACAAAGTTGTTTATAAAAAGAATGATACAGAAAGTAAAGAAAAAGCTGACAATAAAGTAGAGTATGAAGTAGATTGTTTGAACAAATATGTTATAGTTCAGTTTAATGGCAAACCATATCCTGGCTATGTCCAGGACATAGATGAGACAGAAGTTGAAATATTATGCATGCACCAAGTGGGTAGACGAACCGCCAACTGCTTTTTCTGGCCACAGAAAGTAAAAGATTTATCATGGTATAACTATACAGAGATAATGACCGTCATTCCAAATCCCACACCAATAGGAAACACGcgacattttaaaatttcagagAAGCTCTGGGAACATTCtctaaatatttgcaaatgattaCTTACATTATTGTCATTATATTGAGGAACATGATGAACATTATATGGAGGACACTATTGATGAAGTGTTTAAGTATAAAAAGGCTTCCACCAATTATTGCTTATTTTTGCACTTCAAATTTCATTTACTATAAAAAAAGACCTTTGATTGTTTTTCGTTTAAAAGATAGCATAGATCAGCAGGAGTTCTTGTAATTCAACAATCACATTTTATGCGTCAAAATATATTTCCCGTTCCCAAACAACTTTTTCATATCTTATCAGAGAGACCATTGCTTGTATATCTTCCTTGAATCTCCTCATGAGAAAGTCATGGCTACATTAAAGTTTAGGAAAACCACTTTAACGTGTTTTTTGTTCAATTCAAAGGTTTTACTCCACCTTAGTTTGTATCATATTTCAAATATCAGCCAGTAAGGTCTGTCTATCAAGTTTTTACATAAACAGTATTAGAAATATCTGTGAAGTAATAGACTTAaagatttaaatttgttaaagtttaatttcaaaagttcgtaattcaaatgtttgtgtttGTTCATTTTCATTGAAAGGAAAGATAAACGTTAATGTGTTCCTGTAATAAAGGATTATTTCTGGTATAATTGGTAAATATGACAGTTTATGCCGTCAAAAGTGTGCACTTCATTTTTTACACTTGAACAATATTCATTTCTGATCGGATATCATGTTATCTTGATTTGCGAAGATCTTTAGTAGATATGActgtaaatgataataaaatgtcATTGCAATAACtatgaaaacattttgtttagaaTATACTAATTCATATATGTTCTTCGTCCCTATTAGTAGCATTCATATTGTATTATCATATTCTTTTTGCTTTGATTTCTATAAAAAGTACTAAGTCGTGAGTGAAAAGTATTATTCGTACAATAACTGACCACTGTCATTGcaataacacatttatttatcatCACTGTCTTTTACTGTGTCTCAAGAATACCGAAATAGCACAAAATAGTCAATAGAATTGTTTTAGTCTATAAAGTCATATTAAGTTTTGAAATTCTAGTCATTCATTTACAAATGCAAGAAGttaaattttatcactttttcCTTTAAGTAACAATACACTGTCTTTGCGATAACACCCTGAAAGTGTATACTATTTTTGCACACAACAGGAACATTGTAATGTAAAactatttctttcttttgttacTGTTTTCTCATTGTTACCTGTTTTGTATATTGTTTGTGGTTAGGAGTTTCAAATTAAGTTTTGTCATTGATATTTGGTAGTTTTTCCTTTAGGTAACAAAAACTGTCCTTGCAAGCATGCACATGTCCTTGGCGTAACGGAGCATTGATATCTGCTTATTTCAGTGAAACATAATACAGTTATAAGAACACTGGTAAGATGGATTAAAGCATATTGAGTATGATACATACCAGCTAAAAGAGATTTGTTTACTTTTCAGAATGAGAAACTCGGACATGTTTAGAGAAGACAAATCTGAATTGATTGTTTACATATAAATAtcatatagagatagtacctaagtttttcaaatcataggtttgaagttaaaaagctttgaaatgaagacaaatgtccatatatttctcaaaaacagaaatatagacaatattttaaccagaagtgcggagttatgagcatttaatattttcatgataacgaaaattttgtgatcaaggacatgtaactcttcttgaacatggagagcataaacatcaaagggacataatatagtcaatattttctaattgggtgcatttgatttaacattcaactttgatctggattgctaaatactgatccataaTACTgtatgctaaaaatttagaacatctggaacagtctattaacagaaaaactatgcttaagcagaatctaaatagttaagctctaactgggactcgaacccaggacctctcacacctaaggcagacactctaccacttccctataacagcagtcgctaatagctatgcagtttaattgctggattacattgcgtgaactggaacaataatcggtgaactccggattatcggcgtattcgctttgttacctaacggcattttttgtgtaaagaaaaaatataatctaatgctgccaacgtcataattggtcaaatctgcccaaatttctcagacgtgttgttcagagtatgaacttactaactggcagtaccagtgaaatattacttacactgaatattttatatttgccctttttgcagctgccgaacggcaaagacgataagatttgtccaaatataagtaattattttaccagttttgagagaatttcaattaatgggaaattacagttacaaactaaatacctttctgcaacacatgcagtcattagcattcactgtcaatcagtattatgactaagatcgactgtcattcattcatttcaaagtttcatagacaaagtccgttgtttacatttttatcgtaaccggtgcacttgtaaaaatcactttagtttgaaaaatcaaagtatgcgaagagctatggtacggtctctatatcATACCGCTGTTTTCGAAATTATGAGACAGAGTCACTTTCTTTCTACATATATAACATACATGCAACTTTTAGGCTAACATAAAGTataatttacaaacatttttgttCAAAGGTTTGAATAACTGTTATTTTCAACATGTTACTGTAAGGACAATATCTGAGGAGATATAACATTTGGCATTCGATCAATAACCAACTGAAGATGAATTAAGGTTGGATTTTGATCTATATCAGTTCTGGGAATGTATACTAATCAACTGAAGGCAAAAAACATACGAAAATATCACTTTCATATTTCAAGATTTGTATCATCCAAATATGCCTCAAATTTGATATTGACTCGCACACAAGATTACATAATTATCAAGCACAAattgtaaagtaacaaaaaaataccaattatgctggatttttttttctgaaagaacgtaacatgcaccatgcacaactagggttggtaccaatcacttgtgtaaagtttcattatattgGGGGGGCAAGGGTTCAGTTGATaaggtgcacacaagattgcatatgcagactgtatgtatatggCATagtaatacaagaggaccatgatggtcctgaatcgctcacctcttcccacatgacccagtttgtgtatgacgtcgtttttttctattatatggcatagtgacctagtttttgagctcatgtgacccagttttgaatttgacctagatattatcaagataaaaattctgaccaattttcatgaagatccattgaaaaatatggtctctagagaggtcaccatgtttttctattatttgacctattgacctagttttcgaaggtacgtgaccctgttttgaactttacctagatatcatcaaggtgaacattctcactaattttcaggaagatctcatgaaaaatatggcctctagagaggtcacaaggtttttctatttttatacctactggcctagtttttgaccgcacgtgacccagttttgaaattgacctagatatcatcaaggtgatcattcagatcaattttcatgaagatccattgaaaaatatggcctctagagaggtcaaaagattttaataattttagacctactgacctagtttttgaccgcagttgacccagtttcaaaattgacctagatatcatcaagatgaacattcagaccaactttcatacagatcccatgaaaagtatggcctctagagaggtcaaaaagtttttttaattatctgacctactgacctagttttttaagacacatgacccagtttcaaacttgacctagatatcatcatggtgaacattctgaccaattttcatgaagatcccatgaaaaatatggcctctagagaggtcacaaggtttttctatttttagacctgacctagtttttgatcgcagttgacccagtttcaaacttgacctatatatcatcaagataaacattcagaccaactttcatacagatcccatgaaaaatatggcctctagagaggtcacaaggtttttagctcacctgtcacagtgacaaggtgagcttttgtgatcacccttcgtccggcatccgtcgtcagtccgtgcgtcaacaatttcttgtctgcacgatagtggtttcatttatgattttgttttaaccaaacttacacacaacttgtatcaccataagatcacggttcctttcttgaactggccagatcccattatgggttctagagttatggcccctgaaagggccaaaattagctattttgaccttgtctgcacaatagcagctttatttatgatttgatttttaccaaactggcacacaacttgtatcaccataagatcttgcttccttttttgaactggccagattccattatgggttccagagttatggcccctgaaagggccaaaattagctattttgaccttgtctgcacaatagcagcttcatttatgatttgtatttaaccaaacttgcacacaacttgtatcaccataagatcttggttcctttcttgaactgggcagattccattatgggttccagagttatgggccctgaaagggccagaatgagctattttgacattgtctgcacaatagcagcttcatttatgatttgaatttaatcaaacttgcacaaaatttgtgtcaccataagatctctgttcttttcttgaaccggccagatcccataatgggttccagagttatggcccctgaaagggccaaaattagctattttgaccttgtctgcacaatagcagcttcatttatgatttgattttaaccaaacttgcacacaacttgtatcaccacaagatcttgcttcctttcttgaactggccagattccatcatgggttccagagttatggccccttaaaggtccaaaattggctatagtggcttttgcagccatatagagacttcatttatggttttatctgatacaaacttccaaaatatcttcaacaaccataaatcttggattccatgacaaatcagatccaatcgtaggttccaaagttattttatatctgattacctcccctgattataatcaaaatggatttatatcagtaagtacttataggacttatttgaaatttcattattgttatgagttggactgagacaatcagggtagataactatggactgattttatgtcaaattacctccctttatttcaagttaaaatgggtatatctccgtaacaaatgaagatactgatctgaaatttcatttatgtcagcagatttatttggcggatccttcttttgttcacttacaatttttttttattacttcccttttacgttactataaatagcttattttagtaacttttttattattggccgtagggaaaaaccaagaccacttttctgtggtacaacatggatgctacctccaatttttaggtgtattttgacatatctataccttgaaagaatttttgttttctttttggtttaatttcttccttttgttgttcctgtcctttggactgagatatcttttctgaggaccttcttgtcctcaagtgcaatgataacaggtgagcgatatagggccatcatggccctcttgtttcattatttgacctattgacctactttttgatggcacgtgacccactttaaaacttgacctagatatcatcaagatgaacattctgaccaatttttatggagatccattcacaagtatggcctctagagaggtcacaaggtttttctatttttagacctactgacctagtttttgattgcacatggccctgtttcgaacttgacctagatatcatcaagatgaacattcagaccaactttcatacagatcccatgaaaaaaatggcctctagagaggtcacaaggtttttctattatttgacctactgacctagtttttgatggcatgtgacccactttcgaatttgacctagatatcatcaagatgaacattcagaccaactttcatacagatcccatgaaaaatatgtcctctagagaggtcacaaggtttttctattatttgacctattgacctagtttttgatggcacgtgacccactttcgaacttgacctagatatcatcaaggtgaacattctgtccaattttcatgaagatctcatgaaatatatggcctctagagaggtcacaaggtttttctatttttagacctactgacctagtttctgaccgcacataacccagtttcgaacttgacctagatatcatcaagatgaacactcagaccaactcatacagattccatgaaaaatatggcctctagagaggtcacaaggtttttctattattgacctactgacctagtttttgacggcatgtgacccactttcgaatttgacctagatatcatcaaggtgaacattctgtctaattttcatgaagatctcatgaaatatatggcctctagagaggtcacaaggtttttctatttttagacctactgacctagtttttgatggcacgtgacccagtttcgaacctgacctagaaatcatcaaggtgaacattctgaccaattttcatgaagatccattgaaaattatggcctctagaatggtcacaaggtttttctattttagacctactgacctactttttggccgcacgtgacacagtttcgaatttaacctagaatttaccaagatgaacattctgacccattttcataaagatcccatgaaaactgtgacctctagagatgtcacaaggaaaagtttacgctcGCACTAACGGACAGAAGATGGACGctacgcgatcacaaaagctcaccttgtcacttcacgacaggtgagctaaaaaaaacaaagtcccatagcaGTTAACTGTGCagatttatttttctgaaaggacctaacatgcatcatgcaaaactagggttactactgatcacatatgtaaagtttcattaaattgtgtgcatgggttcaggagattaggcatgcacaagattgcatatgcagactatgtatatagtataataacaaaaaacagtcccataactctgcaaaaattttttctgatagaacctaacatgcaccatgcacagttaactactgttgttactgataacttttgtgaaatttcattaaattgtgtcaaggggatgaggagagttggtgcgcacaagtgtctacagatggacggacagacaaacaaactgaaaccagtataccctcccTTTACAACTTAGTTGTCGggggatacaaaaaaaaaacaacaaagttataaATTTCTGTTTCAACTGCAAATGTAATATATGTTTTTCTCCTTTCGACCTTTTTACCAACTTTGTTTCGTTAATAAAACAATTGAAGAATAGTGTCTTGACTCTCTCACCTGACAAACTGAAAATTATTTAACTGAACTCGGAAACAAAGTTCAAATTTGTTGAAAATCAaggttgtgttaaaattatgatcTGAGTTATTACAGAATTTGAGTTCAGACACCAGTACCAACAGTCAAGATTCTGAATGGCTGTTTCTAAGCACCATAAAGTTACCAACAGCTGCCTTGTAAGACTGGTCTCTAGCAGTACAAAATGTAACAGCTTTTACATGTATAATGCTTTACATGGAACTAACCTCCAAGAAGACTTTGCAGAGATAGCAGTATAGTCCGGACATCATACAATGCTGACCATTTCTCTTTTAATATATCGAGGCAGATGTTTCCCGACTGGTCTACATTTGGGTGCCAACACGGGGTCTCAAATTTCACTGTAGGGGCCTGGTATGGGTAACCACTAGGAAACTCTAATGACAGTTTATAACTTAATCCTTCATATGCCTGGAAAATAAAGTTCAAATACACCATATcaattataattatgtacttaACATGTTCAACTCAAACTTCACTGTAAGTAATCAAAGAAAAGCAGaaataacaagagcactgcctagcgggtgctgacgctcatctgatttttttggtataatagaaatattgtcctacccatgattttctaagtctaaaaagggccatcattcttgcaagaAGCAGGACAGAGTTGTGTTTCTTggtgtacagcgtccgcttatgatggtgaaaaactgttgcaagttttaaagcaatagctttgatagtttatgagaaaagccgACTTAAaaataatactcaaccaagaaaactgattttctaagtccaaaaggggcaataattcttgcaaaaagcaggatggagttatgtttcttgatgtacagggtcagcttatgatgctgaacaagtgttgcaagtttcaaagcaatagctttgtttgtttaagagaaaaagttgacctaaacataaaacttaaccaagaaatctaatattttctaagtccaaaaggggccacaaatcttgcaaaaagcaggatggagttatgtttcttgctgtacagggtcagcttatgatggtgtacaagtgttgcaagttttaaagcaatagctttgatagtttaggagaaaagctgacctaaacataaaacttaaccaagcaaaactaattttctaagtccaaaaggggcaataattcttgcaaaaagcaggatggagttatgtttcttgatgtacagggtcagcttatgatggtgaacaagtgttgcaagtttcaaagcaatagctttgatagtttaggagaaaagttgacctaaacataaaacttaaccaagaaatctgatattttctaagtacaaaaggggccataaatcttgcaaaaagcgggatggagttatgtttcttgctgtacagggtcagcttatggtggtgactttgatagtaaataactatttcaagtttcaagtcaatagctttgatagtaacagagatatttgactttatcaaaaactttaatcaacggtgacgctggggcgagtgcaatagcttaAGTACATGATATGCCACAAACTAATGCATTTATAAATTTCCATCTTCCTGAATATCAACATGggataaaacttaaaataataaattgtgAAATAGACAAGAAACCATTAATTTCACACAGGTTAAGTCTAGTCAAATAGTGTCAATCAAAACCATCACCAGTGCAGGTGCATACACTGCATAGCCTTTGTCCTAGTATAGTGAACAGTGGACAACTGCTCCTATCTCAGTGGCAAACATGACCACATAACAAATGACATGCAAAGACATACCGTGCCCTTTGCTCCAATAAGTGTAGCTACCCATCTAAAGAGATTGTCACCATCAGGAAACGCTGAAACTCCCGGATCACCCGACatctattaaatataaaataaataccgAGGTCAATCAATTACACAataattaaactttattaaagctgcatatttatgtcaaatttttcaaaatttagaaattgaTTTCACTAGATAGTAactgcaataaaaagaaaataaaaattgatttagaaatttattatttataacaagagggccaagatggccctaggtcgctcacctgagtaacacaccataacagtgtaaacatgttttacctagtgatttcatggagacaaatattctgaccaattttcagcaagattggaccaaaaatgtggcctcttgagtgtacacaagcattttctttgatttgatctagtgacctaatttttttatcacatatgacccagatttgaactatCCAAGCTTTCATGAAAAAAACAttatgacaaagtttcaggaCGATTGGAGTAAAAAAGTGGCCTATAgagtgtgacctagtttttgaccagacgtGGCCCAGactgaaatcatccaagactttatgtaggcataggaaataaaGATCAATATAAtagcacctttactaatcctaccaggtgttctgtattacaaaagtggttctattgtgacattctgatgcaagcaaaactgtattatctgcactaatATTTACATACTCGTAcctcattttattattggcttgttaaaagttaactttttaccatatgtaagttgacagaatcataggaaccatgtcttgaggggtaaatcaaacacaaatgaataaatcctaaatgattttgttgtgcaaaaaagtatgatattgtgtctaaaacaattttcattttccaCACAATTGtttaattgcaagggaagtaaactaatagatatctctgcttataagtactagcccaaggcaagagttgtcattctttgtggatcacaactttaaattaaaaattaaaacttctgttactgatattaacaaaactatcataaacttcacatttgtgaaatcacttttggttatttcaaggtcttggaaatcaatttctagtctttatttaatgtaataccagggcactcgtttggccatttttggggccgaatatgggtaccattcccctcctaaaataatatgttttttccccctttctcagaagaaaattcccctgatgatagggtgtttgacacaaatagatatgaactctttcttttaatattatatagtgcctctaaggaagattactgttgcaatatagtcacatcagtcaggaatgattgaaaacagtattaataagtgtgaaaagtagttacatatacatggcttaaacttcccctttcgtcttaaaatgtcaaaaaattccccttcctgagggtatgggtacctgtccccaaaagttgtctagtgccctgaatactatcattgaaaattttagggtctatctctactttatgataacaaacattctgaccaagttttatgaagatagaatcaaaaatgtgcccaacagagtgtaaacaagcatattctttgatttcaaatcaaagcataaatgaaacctctatatcacaccctattacctgatgtccaccatgccgagggatgcggctgccacagaggtcagaaatcaataacgatgagtagtggtgttagtcttttgagctgtattttttcatttcgactttccatgaaaatattctggtgcaagcatacgtgtaaatgccttaacatattatataattaatcctgatcgccaactttgcgaaataaagaataattcagctgtttaaattggatgtttattaaaattgatgcgaaaatcatattcaacggcccaatttgaagtgtttacaaaataatttgatcggatttacctcacacgtcaaacgatcaatcatctggggataatcctggcaagtttcaagtctgtccgtacgtctacaccgacgttctgaCCCTCCAAACGGACCCGGGTATAGTCACACATGATAAACTTTActgcagagggcatttttaaatgatgctcatcccaccgaggagtcaaaatataggatac
Protein-coding sequences here:
- the LOC123549424 gene encoding ubiquitin-conjugating enzyme E2 C-like; translated protein: MSEQNIDPALSLPRTKENNRSTSSAKDTHSVSKRLQQELRTLLMSGDPGVSAFPDGDNLFRWVATLIGAKGTAYEGLSYKLSLEFPSGYPYQAPTVKFETPCWHPNVDQSGNICLDILKEKWSALYDVRTILLSLQSLLGEPNNESPLNAQAAEQWNNQTEYKKIVVEKYNKHAAAANK